One stretch of Bradyrhizobium canariense DNA includes these proteins:
- the ftsH gene encoding ATP-dependent zinc metalloprotease FtsH gives MNANLRNFALWVIIVLLLLALFTLFQNPGQRTSSQDISFSQLLTEVDQGHVRDVVIQGPEIHGTFTNGSSFQTYAPSDPSLVTRLYNGKVQITAKPPGDNVPWFVSLLVSWLPFIALIGVWIFLSRQMQGGAGKAMGFGKSRAKMLTEAHGRVTFEDVAGVDEAKQDLQEIVEFLRDPGKFQRLGGRIPRGVLLVGPPGTGKTLIARAVAGEANVPFFTISGSDFVEMFVGVGASRVRDMFEQAKKNAPCIIFIDEIDAVGRHRGAGLGGGNDEREQTLNQLLVEMDGFEANEGVILIAATNRPDVLDPALLRPGRFDRQVVVPNPDVVGREQILKVHVRKVPLAPDINLKTIARGTPGFSGADLMNLVNEAALTAARRNKRMVTQAEFEEAKDKVMMGAERKSLVMTEEEKMLTAYHEGGHAIVGLNVVATDPIHKATIIPRGRALGMVMQLPERDKLSMSLEQMTSRLAIMMGGRVAEELIFGREKVTSGAASDIEQATRLARMMVTRWGLSEELGTVSYGENQDEVFLGMSVSRTQNASEATVQKIDSEIRRLVEEGYNEATKILTEKRADLEALAKGLLEFETLTGDEIIDLLKGKKPSRESVLEPSTPRTSAVPPAGKPRPRPDPDPGLEPQPQA, from the coding sequence ATGAACGCCAATCTGCGCAATTTCGCCCTCTGGGTTATTATTGTCTTGCTGTTGTTGGCCCTGTTCACGCTCTTCCAGAATCCTGGGCAGCGCACGTCTTCGCAGGACATCTCGTTCTCGCAGCTTCTGACCGAAGTCGATCAGGGACATGTTCGCGACGTCGTGATCCAGGGGCCGGAAATCCACGGTACCTTCACCAACGGCTCGAGCTTCCAGACCTATGCGCCGAGCGATCCGTCGCTGGTGACGCGCCTCTATAACGGCAAGGTGCAGATCACCGCGAAGCCGCCGGGCGACAACGTGCCGTGGTTCGTGTCGCTGCTCGTCTCATGGTTGCCGTTCATCGCGCTGATCGGCGTGTGGATTTTCCTGTCGCGCCAGATGCAGGGCGGCGCCGGCAAGGCGATGGGCTTTGGCAAATCGCGCGCCAAGATGCTGACCGAGGCGCATGGCCGGGTGACGTTCGAGGACGTCGCCGGCGTCGACGAGGCCAAGCAGGATCTGCAGGAGATCGTCGAATTCCTGCGCGATCCCGGAAAATTCCAGCGCCTCGGCGGACGCATTCCGCGCGGCGTGCTGCTGGTCGGCCCTCCCGGTACCGGCAAGACGCTGATCGCGCGCGCGGTGGCCGGTGAAGCCAATGTGCCGTTTTTCACGATCTCGGGTTCCGACTTCGTCGAGATGTTCGTCGGCGTCGGCGCGAGCCGTGTCCGCGACATGTTCGAGCAGGCCAAGAAGAATGCGCCCTGCATCATCTTCATCGACGAAATCGACGCGGTCGGCCGCCATCGCGGCGCCGGCCTCGGCGGCGGCAATGATGAGCGTGAGCAGACGCTGAACCAGTTGCTGGTCGAGATGGACGGCTTCGAGGCCAATGAAGGCGTGATCCTGATCGCGGCGACCAACCGGCCCGACGTGCTCGATCCCGCGCTGCTGCGCCCCGGCCGCTTCGACCGCCAGGTGGTGGTGCCGAATCCGGATGTCGTCGGCCGCGAACAGATCCTCAAGGTTCACGTCCGCAAGGTGCCCTTAGCGCCGGATATCAATCTCAAGACCATCGCCCGCGGCACGCCCGGTTTCTCCGGCGCGGACCTGATGAATCTCGTCAACGAAGCGGCGCTGACGGCGGCGCGGCGCAACAAGCGCATGGTGACGCAGGCCGAATTCGAAGAGGCCAAGGACAAGGTCATGATGGGCGCGGAGCGCAAATCGCTGGTCATGACCGAAGAAGAGAAGATGCTGACCGCCTATCACGAAGGCGGCCACGCCATCGTCGGTCTCAATGTCGTTGCGACCGATCCGATCCATAAGGCGACGATCATCCCGCGCGGCCGTGCGCTCGGCATGGTGATGCAGTTGCCGGAACGCGACAAGCTGTCGATGTCGCTGGAGCAGATGACCTCGCGTCTCGCCATCATGATGGGCGGCCGTGTCGCGGAAGAGCTGATCTTCGGCCGCGAGAAGGTTACCTCAGGCGCTGCCTCGGATATCGAGCAGGCGACAAGACTGGCGCGGATGATGGTGACGCGCTGGGGCCTGTCCGAGGAACTCGGCACCGTGTCCTACGGCGAGAACCAGGACGAAGTGTTCCTGGGCATGTCGGTCTCGCGCACACAAAATGCCTCGGAGGCAACCGTCCAGAAGATCGACTCCGAGATCAGGCGGCTGGTCGAAGAGGGTTATAACGAGGCGACCAAGATCCTCACCGAGAAGCGCGCCGACCTCGAGGCGCTGGCCAAGGGCCTGCTCGAATTCGAGACGCTGACCGGCGACGAGATCATCGATCTGCTCAAGGGCAAGAAGCCGAGCCGTGAGTCGGTGCTTGAGCCGAGCACGCCGCGTACCTCGGCGGTGCCACCGGCCGGCAAGCCGCGGCCGCGTCCCGATCCCGACCCGGGGCTGGAGCCGCAGCCGCAGGCATAA
- the pal gene encoding peptidoglycan-associated lipoprotein Pal has translation MKSQMRILQGLKLAAVLAVALSMGACANKNLGADGAMASAATPGSQQDFVVNVGDRVFFESDQTDLSPQAIATLEKQAQWLQAYPRYSFTIEGHADERGTREYNIALGARRAQSVRTFLASRGIDAGRMRTISYGKERPVAVCNDISCWSQNRRAVTVLNASS, from the coding sequence ATGAAATCTCAGATGCGAATCCTCCAGGGATTGAAGCTGGCCGCGGTGCTGGCGGTGGCGCTGTCGATGGGCGCCTGCGCCAACAAGAACCTTGGCGCCGATGGCGCAATGGCAAGCGCGGCAACCCCGGGCAGCCAGCAGGACTTCGTGGTCAATGTCGGCGACCGCGTGTTCTTCGAGAGCGACCAGACCGATTTGAGCCCGCAGGCGATCGCGACCCTGGAAAAGCAGGCGCAATGGCTGCAGGCCTATCCGCGCTATTCATTTACCATCGAGGGCCATGCGGACGAGCGTGGCACCCGTGAATACAACATCGCGCTCGGGGCGCGCCGTGCCCAGTCGGTTCGGACCTTCCTGGCATCGCGCGGCATTGACGCCGGCCGCATGCGGACGATCTCCTACGGCAAGGAACGCCCGGTCGCGGTCTGCAATGACATCTCGTGCTGGTCGCAGAATCGTCGCGCCGTCACGGTGCTGAACGCCAGCTCTTAA
- a CDS encoding OsmC family protein, whose translation MPTTSGSAKWQGGIKDGKGAISTKSGALNDYPYGFASRFEGKPGSNPEELIGAAHAACFTMALSLILGEAKLTAEHMETKADVTLEKVGDGFAITSVHLTLTAKIPGADKAKFDELTAMAKAGCPVSKVLNTKITLDATLV comes from the coding sequence ATGCCAACGACATCAGGATCCGCCAAATGGCAGGGCGGTATCAAGGACGGCAAGGGCGCGATCTCGACCAAGAGCGGCGCGCTGAACGATTACCCCTATGGCTTCGCCAGCCGCTTCGAAGGCAAGCCGGGCTCGAATCCGGAAGAATTGATCGGCGCGGCGCATGCCGCCTGTTTCACCATGGCGCTGTCGCTGATATTAGGCGAAGCCAAGCTCACGGCCGAGCATATGGAGACCAAGGCGGACGTCACGCTCGAGAAGGTCGGCGATGGCTTTGCCATCACCTCGGTGCACCTGACATTGACCGCGAAGATTCCGGGCGCGGACAAGGCGAAATTCGACGAGCTGACCGCTATGGCCAAGGCCGGCTGTCCGGTGTCGAAAGTGCTCAACACCAAGATCACGCTGGACGCAACGCTCGTTTAG
- a CDS encoding glycosyltransferase family 87 protein, producing the protein MATTASAPTVSAVHGTIPAVLLNTCFVLFVINTVFFPSAFFAHGWIFDENGLGIPTDFVNVWAAGKLVLEGHPALAYDWGIEKQVQVAVLGQSYDGNFAWHYPPPFLFVAAVLAHFPYAVAFIGWAATSLVPYLAVMRAIVGRPFGWLLAAAFPVVLTNTLVGQNGFLTASLIGGVLYLMPVRPVLSGICLGLLSYKPQYGLLFPLVLIAASQWTVFFTAGVVAATMALVSWLAFGTETWQAFFHWIPMFSQAFLTEGRAPWGKMQSIFALVRYFGGTEQLAWIFQWIMSGTVAVLLALMWRSRISYPLKAAALAAGTLLITPYLFLYDLMVLAIAVAFLVRIGLNQGFRRFELPALGLAAALLMFYPLVGAPTGFAATLIVAGLIAGRCGLWRASAALQPRHATSA; encoded by the coding sequence ATGGCCACGACCGCGTCTGCCCCGACGGTTTCTGCTGTTCACGGCACGATTCCTGCGGTGCTGCTCAATACATGCTTCGTGCTGTTCGTCATCAATACGGTATTCTTCCCCTCGGCATTCTTCGCCCATGGGTGGATTTTTGACGAAAACGGCCTCGGCATCCCGACCGATTTCGTCAACGTCTGGGCGGCCGGAAAGCTGGTGCTCGAGGGCCATCCCGCCTTGGCCTATGATTGGGGTATCGAGAAACAGGTTCAGGTCGCGGTGCTCGGCCAGAGCTATGACGGCAACTTCGCCTGGCACTATCCGCCGCCGTTTTTGTTCGTCGCAGCCGTGCTGGCGCATTTTCCTTACGCGGTCGCCTTCATCGGCTGGGCCGCGACAAGTCTTGTGCCCTATCTTGCGGTGATGCGCGCGATCGTGGGACGGCCGTTCGGCTGGCTGCTCGCGGCGGCGTTTCCGGTGGTGCTTACCAACACGCTGGTTGGGCAGAATGGTTTCCTCACGGCGTCGCTGATCGGTGGCGTGCTTTATCTGATGCCGGTGCGGCCGGTGCTGTCAGGCATCTGCCTCGGGCTGCTGAGCTACAAGCCGCAATACGGGCTGTTGTTTCCCCTGGTGCTGATCGCGGCCTCGCAGTGGACGGTGTTCTTTACCGCCGGCGTCGTTGCGGCCACGATGGCACTGGTGTCGTGGCTCGCCTTCGGCACCGAAACCTGGCAGGCGTTCTTTCACTGGATCCCGATGTTCTCGCAAGCCTTCCTCACCGAAGGCCGCGCCCCCTGGGGCAAGATGCAAAGTATTTTCGCGCTGGTTCGATATTTCGGCGGCACCGAACAGTTGGCGTGGATATTCCAGTGGATCATGAGCGGCACGGTTGCGGTGCTGTTGGCGCTGATGTGGCGCAGCCGTATCAGCTATCCGCTGAAGGCCGCGGCGCTCGCGGCGGGCACGCTGCTGATCACGCCCTATCTGTTTCTCTACGACCTCATGGTGCTGGCGATCGCGGTGGCGTTCCTGGTCCGGATCGGACTCAATCAGGGCTTCCGGCGGTTTGAATTGCCGGCCCTCGGACTGGCGGCAGCGCTTCTGATGTTTTATCCGCTGGTCGGCGCCCCGACCGGCTTTGCGGCGACGCTCATCGTCGCGGGATTGATCGCGGGCCGCTGCGGGCTGTGGCGCGCCAGTGCGGCATTGCAGCCTCGCCACGCCACATCAGCCTGA
- the tilS gene encoding tRNA lysidine(34) synthetase TilS has product MPDDDHSVISARDAKRLFADWKDVPAIVLAVSGGPDSIALMWLAARWRRNLARGPRLIAVTVDHGLRAEAAREARDVKRLARALDLPHRTVRWNGAKPKTGLPAAARAARYQLLAQAARTSGATHILTAHTRDDQAETLLMRMLRGSGIAGLAAMARQSERDGVLLARPFLHISKSQLVATLNRAKIGFADDPTNRDMNFTRPRLRALLPALAAEGGDARNLARLASRLARANAAVEVLADGAERYLALREREASRPGFDAGIAGFKVFDFEAFAAVPEEVRVRLLQRAIDRFGPEGPAELGKVEALLSALDRASATTTGGKRPKLKQTLAGALISLVDGRIRIEQAPPRRRRGD; this is encoded by the coding sequence ATGCCCGACGACGACCATTCGGTGATCTCGGCGAGGGATGCAAAACGTCTGTTCGCGGACTGGAAAGACGTGCCGGCGATCGTGCTTGCGGTTTCCGGCGGTCCCGATTCCATCGCGCTGATGTGGCTTGCGGCGCGCTGGCGCAGGAATCTGGCGCGCGGGCCGCGTCTCATCGCGGTCACCGTCGATCATGGTTTGCGTGCGGAGGCCGCGCGCGAGGCGCGCGACGTCAAGCGGCTGGCGCGGGCGCTCGATCTGCCGCATCGGACGGTGCGCTGGAACGGCGCCAAACCAAAGACCGGGTTGCCGGCGGCGGCGCGGGCCGCGCGATACCAATTGCTGGCGCAGGCGGCGCGGACGTCAGGCGCGACCCATATTCTCACCGCGCATACCCGCGACGATCAGGCCGAGACGCTGTTGATGCGCATGTTGCGCGGCAGCGGCATCGCCGGTCTTGCGGCGATGGCCCGGCAATCCGAGCGGGACGGCGTACTTCTCGCGCGTCCGTTTCTGCATATTTCCAAATCGCAACTCGTGGCTACGCTTAACAGGGCAAAGATCGGCTTCGCCGACGATCCGACCAATCGCGACATGAATTTCACCCGGCCAAGGCTGCGCGCCTTGCTGCCGGCGCTCGCGGCCGAGGGCGGCGATGCCCGCAATCTGGCGCGGCTGGCCTCACGACTCGCGCGGGCCAATGCGGCGGTAGAAGTTCTGGCCGATGGCGCCGAGCGTTATCTCGCATTGAGGGAGCGTGAAGCCTCACGTCCCGGCTTTGACGCCGGGATCGCCGGCTTCAAGGTCTTTGACTTCGAGGCTTTTGCCGCTGTCCCGGAGGAAGTCCGCGTCCGCTTGTTGCAACGTGCGATCGATCGTTTCGGCCCTGAGGGGCCGGCGGAACTTGGCAAGGTCGAAGCGTTGCTGTCGGCACTGGATCGGGCTAGCGCGACAACAACCGGAGGGAAGCGGCCAAAGCTGAAGCAGACGCTGGCCGGCGCCTTGATCAGCCTGGTCGACGGTCGAATCCGCATCGAGCAGGCACCACCCCGCCGCCGGCGGGGAGACTGA
- the ybgF gene encoding tol-pal system protein YbgF, whose translation MSSRFHRVTWAAAFFGMLALGSLAVSSQALAQSDDGDPEMRIQQLENQLRQLTGQNEELQHQNQQLQDRLRMLQGGAQAGPAGQSPVAQPGVAALPPPQPNPNYGQPAPQPGYGQQQIAAPAPIYQEEAPVQGRRRGDAFDPSQNPNAPGSPRALGGGQMPLANEAPVGAPGGRSPGEPLNLGYPGANTGGALPPSGGPSPGAGSGLTTLPPSATPRDEFDLGIGYMERKDYALAEQTMRNFAQKYPSDPMVADSQYWLGESLFQRQQYRDAAEAFLAVTTKFDKSAKAPDALLRLGQSLAALKEKEAACAAFGEVTRKYPRASNGVKTAVDREQKRTKC comes from the coding sequence ATGTCATCCAGATTTCATAGAGTTACTTGGGCCGCAGCATTCTTCGGAATGCTGGCGCTTGGTTCGTTGGCGGTTTCTTCGCAAGCCCTGGCGCAATCCGACGACGGCGACCCGGAGATGCGAATCCAGCAGCTTGAGAATCAGCTACGGCAGCTCACCGGACAGAATGAGGAGCTGCAACATCAGAACCAGCAGCTCCAGGATCGTTTGAGGATGCTCCAGGGCGGCGCGCAAGCCGGCCCCGCAGGTCAATCTCCGGTCGCCCAGCCCGGCGTGGCTGCGCTGCCCCCGCCGCAGCCGAACCCGAACTATGGGCAGCCCGCGCCTCAGCCGGGTTATGGCCAGCAGCAGATTGCTGCCCCGGCGCCGATCTATCAGGAGGAAGCCCCAGTTCAGGGCCGTCGCCGCGGCGATGCCTTCGATCCCAGCCAGAATCCCAATGCTCCCGGCTCCCCGCGCGCGCTTGGCGGCGGCCAGATGCCGCTGGCGAACGAGGCGCCTGTCGGCGCGCCCGGCGGGCGCAGCCCGGGTGAGCCGCTCAATCTCGGATATCCCGGTGCGAACACCGGTGGCGCCCTGCCACCGTCAGGTGGTCCCAGCCCCGGCGCGGGTAGCGGACTGACCACCTTGCCGCCCTCGGCGACACCGCGTGACGAGTTCGATCTCGGCATCGGCTACATGGAGCGCAAGGATTACGCGCTCGCGGAACAGACCATGCGCAACTTCGCGCAAAAATATCCCAGCGATCCGATGGTCGCGGATTCGCAATACTGGCTGGGCGAGAGCCTGTTCCAGCGCCAGCAATATCGCGATGCTGCCGAAGCGTTCCTCGCGGTGACCACCAAATTCGACAAATCGGCCAAGGCCCCGGATGCGTTGCTGCGGCTGGGACAGTCGCTGGCGGCTCTGAAAGAGAAAGAGGCCGCCTGCGCTGCTTTTGGCGAGGTCACGCGGAAATATCCCCGCGCCTCGAACGGTGTCAAAACCGCCGTGGATCGGGAGCAGAAGCGGACCAAGTGCTGA
- a CDS encoding N-acyl amino acid synthase FeeM domain-containing protein has product MGSVAEVSPVTTPRISDPLDQVDYRLARTREEKEEIYNLRYRAYLREGAIRSSADQRVTDDFDDAPNAWTFGVYFHGELYSSIRVNVLTPTWRTSPSLAVFGDILQPKLDQGLVFIDSTRFVADPDKVKNFPELPYVTARLGSTAGVHFNADYGLAPVRAEHQAFYRRVFLQETWCEPRLYPGLLKPVGLMAAHYPTVREKVLARYPFLRSSAFERRMLFQRDGELPSSPEAGVTSFDRASIVPNS; this is encoded by the coding sequence GTGGGATCGGTGGCCGAAGTATCTCCAGTAACCACTCCCCGGATCTCGGATCCCCTGGATCAAGTAGATTATCGTCTGGCCCGGACCCGCGAAGAAAAGGAAGAGATCTATAACCTTCGCTACCGGGCCTATCTGCGCGAGGGCGCAATCCGCTCCTCGGCCGATCAGCGCGTGACCGACGATTTTGACGACGCCCCGAACGCGTGGACATTCGGCGTTTATTTTCACGGCGAGCTTTACAGCTCCATCAGGGTGAACGTGTTGACGCCGACATGGCGGACGTCGCCCTCGCTTGCGGTGTTTGGTGACATTCTTCAGCCCAAGTTGGATCAGGGGCTGGTTTTCATCGATTCAACGCGCTTCGTTGCTGACCCCGACAAGGTGAAAAACTTTCCCGAGCTTCCGTACGTGACGGCCCGGCTGGGTTCGACTGCCGGCGTCCATTTCAATGCCGACTACGGACTGGCGCCCGTTCGTGCCGAGCATCAGGCGTTTTATCGCCGGGTGTTTTTGCAGGAGACCTGGTGCGAGCCGCGCCTGTACCCGGGTCTCTTGAAGCCGGTCGGCTTGATGGCTGCGCATTATCCCACGGTGCGTGAGAAGGTGTTGGCCCGTTATCCATTTCTGCGTTCAAGCGCTTTCGAGCGGCGGATGCTGTTCCAGCGCGACGGCGAGCTTCCTTCGTCACCCGAGGCCGGCGTGACCTCGTTCGATCGCGCCTCGATCGTTCCCAATTCCTGA
- a CDS encoding ABC transporter substrate-binding protein, whose translation MRFVTRPAVVCALAVLTWPAASRSAEMRGVTSTEIKIGQTMPYSGPVSAFGALGKGEVGYFKMINERGGINGRKVNLISLDDSYAPPKTVEQTRRLVESDEVALIFSPIGTAHNTAIAKYLQGKNIPQLFIGSGASKFADLAQYPQATLGVQGPFRYEARLYARYALAKNPDAKFAVISQNDDFGRDYLAGLKDVLGDKYDSLVTAATYEISDPTIDSQIVKLKASGADVFMIAATPKFAAQSIRKAYEIGWRPMIFLSNVAVWISTVMQPAGLEAGVGILSTAYVKDPDDPAWKDDPGVKEWREFMTRYVPDADLHDTNYVNAYNSAMALEAVLKACGDDLSTENILKQAYAIRDLQLPMLLPGIKINTSPTDHVPVDQMQFMRFNGKNWDRFGELQTGN comes from the coding sequence ATGCGTTTCGTCACGAGACCTGCCGTCGTCTGCGCGCTGGCCGTGCTGACATGGCCCGCGGCATCTCGGTCCGCCGAGATGCGCGGCGTCACATCAACCGAAATCAAGATCGGCCAGACCATGCCTTATAGCGGGCCGGTCTCGGCGTTCGGTGCGCTCGGCAAGGGCGAGGTCGGCTATTTCAAGATGATCAACGAGCGCGGCGGCATCAACGGCCGCAAGGTCAATTTGATCTCGCTCGATGACAGCTACGCGCCGCCGAAGACCGTGGAGCAGACCCGACGGCTGGTGGAGAGCGATGAAGTTGCGCTGATCTTCTCCCCGATCGGCACCGCGCACAACACCGCGATCGCGAAATATCTGCAGGGCAAGAACATCCCGCAACTATTCATCGGCTCCGGTGCGTCGAAATTCGCCGACCTCGCGCAATACCCGCAGGCCACGCTGGGCGTGCAGGGGCCGTTCCGTTACGAGGCACGGCTCTACGCGCGCTATGCGCTGGCGAAAAATCCGGACGCCAAATTCGCCGTGATTTCGCAGAACGACGATTTCGGACGTGATTATCTGGCGGGCCTGAAGGACGTGCTCGGCGACAAATACGATTCCCTCGTCACCGCCGCGACCTATGAAATATCGGATCCGACTATCGACTCCCAGATCGTCAAGCTGAAAGCATCCGGCGCCGATGTGTTCATGATCGCGGCGACACCCAAATTCGCCGCCCAGTCGATCCGCAAGGCCTATGAGATCGGCTGGCGGCCGATGATTTTTCTGTCCAACGTCGCGGTGTGGATCTCCACGGTGATGCAGCCCGCGGGGCTGGAAGCCGGCGTCGGCATTCTTTCCACCGCCTATGTCAAGGATCCCGACGATCCCGCCTGGAAGGACGATCCGGGCGTGAAGGAATGGCGGGAGTTCATGACCAGATACGTTCCGGACGCCGACCTGCACGACACCAATTACGTCAATGCCTACAACAGCGCGATGGCGCTTGAAGCCGTGCTCAAGGCCTGTGGCGACGATCTCTCCACCGAGAACATTCTCAAGCAGGCTTACGCCATTAGGGATCTGCAACTGCCGATGCTGCTGCCGGGTATCAAGATCAACACCAGCCCGACCGATCACGTTCCGGTCGACCAGATGCAGTTTATGCGCTTCAATGGCAAGAACTGGGATCGTTTTGGCGAGCTGCAGACCGGGAATTGA
- a CDS encoding TRAP transporter substrate-binding protein has translation MLKGWTRRSVLSGAAVVGSALIVRPTLAAEYRFSQYHNQAASGTLHKNLTAMWEAVRAETNGRVETTVYAENNKLPGGDPDALKMLIAGEIQFFTLMGGIIGTVVPAAEAQQLPFAFKSAAEAHKTIDGPLGTYIGEEMAAKGMYLFPVAGFDNGMRQVAAIPRAVTTPEDFAGMKIRVPPGQMMIDTFGAFGAQPVTTSANQIYDALKTGKVDAQENPLAILEGFKLYELVKYVNMTNHMWSGFNAMANLTVWKSLPPDIKDVIERNFTKYVRRQRQDQAALNAKLRDDFVKRGLVFNEVDQAAFRAKLPGVYAIWKEKLGTKCWALMETEVGKLG, from the coding sequence ATGCTCAAGGGCTGGACACGGCGGTCGGTACTGTCGGGCGCGGCGGTGGTGGGATCGGCGCTGATCGTCAGGCCGACGCTCGCGGCCGAATACAGGTTTTCGCAATATCACAATCAGGCCGCGAGCGGAACGCTGCACAAGAACCTCACCGCGATGTGGGAGGCTGTGCGCGCCGAGACCAATGGCCGGGTCGAGACCACGGTTTATGCCGAGAACAACAAGCTGCCGGGCGGCGATCCCGATGCGCTGAAGATGCTGATCGCAGGCGAGATCCAGTTCTTCACCTTGATGGGCGGCATCATCGGCACGGTGGTGCCGGCAGCCGAAGCGCAGCAATTGCCGTTCGCGTTCAAGTCAGCAGCCGAAGCCCACAAGACGATCGACGGTCCGCTCGGTACCTATATCGGCGAGGAGATGGCGGCCAAGGGCATGTATCTGTTTCCGGTTGCTGGCTTCGACAACGGCATGCGGCAGGTCGCGGCGATCCCGCGCGCGGTCACGACGCCCGAGGATTTCGCCGGCATGAAAATCAGGGTGCCACCCGGGCAGATGATGATCGACACGTTTGGCGCGTTCGGCGCCCAGCCGGTGACGACATCCGCCAACCAGATTTACGATGCGCTGAAAACCGGCAAGGTCGACGCGCAGGAAAATCCGCTGGCGATCCTGGAGGGTTTCAAGCTCTACGAACTGGTGAAGTATGTCAACATGACCAATCACATGTGGTCCGGCTTCAACGCGATGGCCAACCTCACAGTCTGGAAGTCGCTGCCGCCGGATATCAAGGACGTGATCGAGCGCAATTTCACCAAATATGTCCGCCGGCAACGCCAGGATCAGGCGGCGCTGAATGCGAAGCTGCGCGACGATTTCGTCAAGCGCGGGCTGGTGTTCAACGAAGTCGATCAGGCAGCTTTCCGCGCAAAACTTCCCGGCGTGTATGCGATCTGGAAGGAAAAGCTCGGCACGAAATGCTGGGCGCTGATGGAGACCGAGGTCGGCAAGCTGGGCTGA
- a CDS encoding TetR/AcrR family transcriptional regulator, translating into MVYRRTHQVVKRLAARRSAILAAARHAAADGGMAAVQIAPVAVRANVAAGTVYRYFPSKADLISELIADVSRDELAAIRRAADAAPGPSSALAAAVTTVAVHVLSQRKLAWGILAEPVDVDVTASRLASRREIAGEIATRIEAAVRAGHLPAQDTALAATALLGALHEALVGPLAPDNMEDPAKLRDAVQTVTLLALRAVGVMDARARGLVVQAVLPAKALVGA; encoded by the coding sequence ATGGTCTATCGGCGAACCCATCAGGTGGTAAAGCGTCTCGCGGCGAGGCGCAGCGCCATTCTGGCGGCCGCGCGGCACGCTGCGGCGGACGGGGGCATGGCGGCGGTGCAGATCGCGCCGGTCGCGGTCCGGGCCAATGTCGCCGCCGGCACGGTCTACCGCTACTTTCCTTCCAAGGCGGATCTGATTTCCGAACTGATCGCCGATGTCTCGCGCGATGAGCTGGCCGCGATCCGCCGCGCCGCGGATGCAGCCCCCGGACCGTCATCGGCGCTGGCGGCGGCCGTCACCACGGTCGCCGTGCACGTGCTGTCGCAGCGCAAGCTCGCATGGGGCATCCTGGCCGAGCCTGTCGATGTCGATGTAACCGCGTCGCGGCTGGCGAGCCGCCGCGAGATCGCCGGCGAGATCGCGACGCGGATCGAGGCCGCGGTCCGCGCCGGCCATCTTCCGGCGCAGGACACCGCACTGGCCGCGACCGCGCTGCTTGGCGCGCTGCATGAAGCGCTGGTGGGGCCATTGGCGCCGGACAATATGGAAGATCCTGCCAAATTGCGCGACGCGGTCCAGACCGTCACGCTACTGGCCTTGCGCGCCGTCGGCGTGATGGATGCCCGCGCCCGCGGCCTCGTGGTGCAGGCGGTGCTGCCGGCAAAAGCACTGGTCGGCGCCTAA